One stretch of Desulfocurvibacter africanus subsp. africanus DSM 2603 DNA includes these proteins:
- a CDS encoding lipoprotein-releasing ABC transporter permease subunit, which translates to MNFELFIALRYLLALRKQAFISVISLFAVFGVCLGVASLIVVMGVMNGFSTDLRDKILGVNAHVIVMNAHGAMTGADEIARQAADVTGVTGATPFIYSEVMVSTPRGVKGVVLRGIEPESSSKVLSLSKDMLAGKVEDLDREDTHPGIIVGQELAARLGLSVGSMVNLLSPTGSKSAAGFMPKVKFFTVTGIFKTGMFEYDSSMAYVSLTAARDLLGFSGDVVSGIELRLADVYAAEHVSRQVESSLGGYPFLVRNWMEMNANLFAALKLEKTAMFIFLVLIVLVGSFSIITTLVMLVIQKTRDIAVLMSMGAKPREIQHIFMLQGTTIGVLGTLLGYLLGVPVSLLLKKYQFIELPRDVYPVDYLPVRLELLDMTLIGLAAMGLCFVATLYPARKASRLNPADALRYE; encoded by the coding sequence ATGAATTTCGAGCTATTTATCGCCCTGCGTTACCTGCTGGCTCTGCGCAAGCAAGCCTTTATTTCCGTGATTTCCTTGTTCGCGGTGTTTGGCGTGTGCCTGGGAGTGGCTTCGCTCATTGTGGTCATGGGAGTCATGAACGGCTTTTCCACGGACTTGCGGGACAAGATCCTCGGAGTCAACGCGCACGTCATCGTCATGAATGCCCATGGTGCCATGACCGGAGCCGACGAAATCGCGCGGCAGGCTGCGGACGTTACGGGCGTGACCGGGGCCACTCCTTTTATCTATTCCGAAGTCATGGTTTCCACTCCCCGCGGCGTTAAGGGCGTTGTCCTGCGCGGCATCGAGCCCGAGAGTTCGAGTAAAGTGCTCTCCCTTTCCAAGGACATGCTCGCCGGCAAAGTTGAGGATCTGGATCGGGAGGATACACATCCCGGCATAATCGTAGGCCAGGAGCTGGCCGCGCGTCTGGGCTTGAGTGTGGGCAGCATGGTCAACCTCCTCTCGCCCACGGGCAGCAAGTCGGCTGCGGGCTTCATGCCCAAGGTCAAGTTCTTCACCGTGACGGGCATTTTTAAGACCGGCATGTTCGAATATGATTCGAGCATGGCTTATGTAAGCCTGACTGCGGCACGCGACTTGCTGGGTTTCAGTGGGGATGTCGTCTCGGGCATTGAGTTGCGCCTGGCCGATGTATACGCCGCGGAGCACGTTTCACGGCAGGTCGAGAGCTCACTTGGAGGATACCCGTTTCTGGTGCGCAACTGGATGGAGATGAACGCGAATCTTTTCGCAGCACTCAAGCTGGAGAAGACGGCTATGTTCATCTTCCTGGTGCTCATTGTGCTCGTGGGCTCGTTTTCCATCATCACGACGCTGGTGATGCTTGTAATTCAGAAGACGCGGGATATCGCGGTGCTCATGTCCATGGGCGCAAAACCCCGGGAGATACAGCATATTTTTATGCTCCAAGGCACGACTATTGGCGTTCTAGGTACGCTCCTGGGCTATCTTCTGGGTGTGCCCGTAAGCCTGCTGCTCAAGAAGTATCAATTCATCGAACTTCCCCGGGACGTATACCCTGTGGACTACCTGCCTGTGCGGCTTGAGCTGTTGGATATGACACTCATCGGGTTGGCGGCCATGGGGCTTTGTTTCGTCGCAACGCTTTACCCGGCGCGAAAGGCCTCGCGGCTCAATCCCGCGGATGCCCTGCGCTACGAATAA
- the lysS gene encoding lysine--tRNA ligase, whose translation MSNKNQPIKLKIKSGNVDKFQPFLQAMAAKGELNEVLKSRVEKAVLLMDEGTQLYPNGFIKTDDLEAISTEFADTPPEAMESLEREFTVAGRIVAMRSFGKAAFFHLQDPTGRLQVFASRDDLGEDAYRVFKKLDMGDLVGVRGTLFHTKTGELTLKSSQITLLTKSLRPLPDKWHGLKDVEMRYRQRYVDLIVTPRTREIFLKRTQVVREMRNFLDREGFMEVETPMMQPIPGGATAKPFETHHNALDMKLYMRIAPELYLKRLLVGGFEKVYEVNRNFRNEGISTQHNPEFTMCEFYWAYATFEDLMDLTERMFAHIARQVTGNTVVEYQGQQIDLTPGKWARVPFLESLRTIGGLSPEVYMDMAKAKALVRERGEKVLESDKLGKVQAMLFDMFVEPKLVQPHFIYHYPTDISPLSRRNDQDPTITDRFELFMSGREMANAFSELNDPVDQRLRFMEQVQEKEAGDEEAHYMDEDYVRALEYGMPPAAGQGIGIDRLVMLLTDSPSIREVILFPLLRPEA comes from the coding sequence TTGAGCAATAAGAACCAACCAATTAAGTTGAAGATCAAGTCGGGGAACGTTGACAAGTTTCAGCCGTTCCTGCAGGCCATGGCCGCCAAGGGTGAACTCAACGAGGTTCTCAAGAGCCGTGTCGAGAAAGCCGTGCTGCTCATGGATGAAGGCACGCAACTCTATCCCAACGGCTTTATCAAGACCGACGACCTTGAGGCTATCTCCACGGAATTTGCAGACACGCCGCCCGAGGCCATGGAGAGTCTGGAGCGCGAGTTCACCGTGGCCGGTCGCATCGTGGCCATGCGCTCCTTCGGCAAAGCCGCCTTTTTTCACCTCCAGGATCCCACGGGCCGCTTGCAGGTTTTTGCCTCGCGCGATGACCTGGGGGAGGATGCCTATCGCGTATTCAAGAAGCTGGACATGGGCGATCTCGTCGGTGTCCGTGGAACGCTTTTCCACACCAAGACTGGCGAGCTAACCCTTAAGTCCTCGCAGATCACCCTTCTGACCAAGTCCCTGCGCCCGCTGCCCGATAAGTGGCACGGACTCAAGGACGTGGAGATGCGCTACCGCCAGCGCTATGTTGATCTCATTGTCACGCCCAGAACGCGGGAGATATTCCTCAAGCGTACCCAGGTCGTGCGTGAGATGCGCAATTTCCTGGACCGGGAGGGCTTCATGGAGGTGGAAACACCCATGATGCAGCCCATCCCCGGCGGAGCGACGGCCAAGCCCTTTGAAACGCATCATAATGCGCTGGACATGAAGCTCTACATGCGCATCGCGCCCGAGCTTTATCTCAAGCGCTTGCTGGTGGGCGGCTTCGAGAAGGTTTACGAGGTCAATCGCAATTTTCGCAACGAAGGCATCTCCACCCAGCACAATCCTGAATTCACCATGTGCGAGTTCTACTGGGCATACGCGACCTTCGAGGATCTCATGGATCTCACGGAGCGCATGTTTGCCCACATCGCCCGGCAGGTGACCGGAAACACCGTAGTGGAGTACCAGGGGCAGCAGATCGACCTGACGCCCGGCAAGTGGGCCCGAGTACCCTTTCTGGAGTCCTTGCGCACCATAGGCGGGTTGTCGCCCGAAGTGTACATGGATATGGCCAAGGCCAAGGCCCTGGTACGCGAGCGCGGGGAGAAGGTCTTGGAGAGCGACAAGCTTGGCAAGGTGCAGGCCATGCTTTTCGACATGTTCGTGGAGCCGAAGCTCGTGCAGCCGCATTTCATATACCATTATCCCACGGATATTTCGCCCCTGTCGCGGCGCAACGACCAGGACCCGACCATCACCGACCGTTTCGAGCTGTTCATGTCCGGACGGGAGATGGCCAACGCCTTCTCGGAACTCAATGACCCCGTGGATCAGCGCCTGCGCTTCATGGAGCAGGTACAGGAAAAGGAAGCCGGCGACGAGGAGGCCCACTACATGGACGAAGATTACGTTCGAGCCTTGGAGTACGGCATGCCGCCGGCTGCAGGGCAGGGCATCGGCATTGACCGCCTGGTTATGCTGCTTACCGATTCGCCATCCATTCGCGAGGTCATCCTGTTCCCGCTCCTGCGCCCGGAAGCATAA